Genomic DNA from Paenibacillus borealis:
CTTCACCCTCTACATCAGCCTTACGGATTGGGATTTGTACGGCAACCGGAATTTTATCGGACTCAGCAATTATACACAGCTGTTTTTTCATGATGCATTCTTCTGGAAATCCCTGCTCAACGTCATCATCTTTATGGCAGTTTACCTTCCGGCCCTTGTCCTCATGGGCATGCTGATGGCCAGTCTGATCGAGAGCAAGCTGATCCGCCGCAAAACCTTTTTCCGTCTCAGTGTATTTAGTGCCTACATGACAACTCCGGTCGCTGTGGGAATTATCTTCTCACTGCTGTTCGACTGGCAGGGCGGGTTCTTCAACAATATGCTGATGGAGATGGGCCTCATTCAGGAGAAGATTAATTGGCTGGGCTCAGCCAGCTCTTCCCGCTGGGTAGTCATCCTGATGGTCTTCTGGAAAAACCTTGGATATTTCGTCATGTTCTACACTGCAGGGATGGCCAGCATTGATACGTCCATCTACGAGGCGGCAGTCATTGACGGAGCCTCTTCCAAAGATGTGTTCACGCGCATCACCATTCCGCTGCTGAAGCCGATCAACCTGTTTCTGATTATTACTTCCATTATCAGCGGCTTGCAGCTGGTGGAAGAACCGATGCTGCTGTTCAGCGGCTGGGCTTCCGGCTCCAGCATGGTAGGGGGGCCTGACGGTTCGACCTTCACACCGATCTGGTACATGTTCGATGCTTCCTTCAACGGCAGTGCGTTCAAGTACGGCAAAGGGGCAGCGATCGCTTATGGTACCTTCCTGTTCATCGCCTTATTCTCGGTGGTCGGCATGAAATGGATCAACAGGGACGGTGACGATAAATGAGAGCCAAAAAGTTCTTTACCGTATTGCTGCTTAGCCTGATCGCTATCGCTTTCCTGTTCCCGTTCTACATGATGATTGTGATGGGAACCTATTATTCCGAGGATCTGTTCAAGCAGCTGCCGATTCTGCCGAGCGACTATCTGCTGGAGAATCTGAAGACGATTATGTCCGCGAGCTTCCTGCGGAATTACTGGAACAGCTTCTATGTTGCTGTACTGTTCACCCTGGTGACTGTTGGGGTTGCCTCCATTACCGGCTTTGCTTTTGCGAAATATGAATTTAAGGGTAAAAATGCACTGTACGGCTTCATTCTGCTGACGATGATGATCCCCGGCCACCTGGGCCTGATTGCTTATGTTATGGAGATGAAGTGGTTCCACCTGAACAACACCCATGCGCCGCTGATTCTGGCCGGACTGAACAATGCCTTCGGCGTATTCTTCATGACCCAGTTTATCCGCTCCTCCGTTCCGACGGAGGTCATCGAAAGCGCGCGGATCGACGGCTGCTCCGAGCCGGCAATTCTCACAAAAATTGTAGTTCCGTTCCTGATGCCTGCCATCAGTACCCTGGGGCTGATCTCCTTCCTTGGCTCCTGGAACGGCTATCTGCTGCCTCTGGTAACGATCAACAAGCCGGAGCTGTATACGCTGCCGCTGGGGATTGCGAATCTGTCCACAGTCTTCCGCACGGATTATTCGGCGAGTATCCTGGGTCTGACCCTGGGCACGCTTCCGCTGATCGTTCTCTTCCTGTTCGGCTCCAAAACACTGGTCCGGGGACTCACCGGCGGTGCGGTTAAAGGGTAAGACCAATAAACAGATATGAAACCAAGCAGAATACCTGAACTAGTTCAGCAGCAGAAGAATAGGCCGCCATTTGGCGGCTTTTTTATTTCTATGGAGCACTTTTGGCACAGTCATTATTCATAGTATTGAAGTCCTGAAGTAGAGGAGCCGGCAGTGGCTGGTAACTTAATAATAAGATTTGGCGGTATGTAATTACAAAAAAATTGCATAATGAGTAAATTTTATAAATTAGTTGCAAAGGGAAAATCTGGTAGCTATAAAAATGTAAATATGCCATTATGCACAAATCCTGTGTTTGCGGAAATGAGCAGAGTGGCTATGGAACTATATCTTTATACTCTGTTAATTTTAATGCGTTAAAGAGAATGATAACTTATTAGGGATTAATGAACTATATTAACAATAAATGTTATGGAAAATATAAACTATTGTTGAAGATTGCCGATAATGCT
This window encodes:
- a CDS encoding carbohydrate ABC transporter permease; this translates as MQKAKGISSKNKWPYLFITPYFLSYAVLSLFPILFTLYISLTDWDLYGNRNFIGLSNYTQLFFHDAFFWKSLLNVIIFMAVYLPALVLMGMLMASLIESKLIRRKTFFRLSVFSAYMTTPVAVGIIFSLLFDWQGGFFNNMLMEMGLIQEKINWLGSASSSRWVVILMVFWKNLGYFVMFYTAGMASIDTSIYEAAVIDGASSKDVFTRITIPLLKPINLFLIITSIISGLQLVEEPMLLFSGWASGSSMVGGPDGSTFTPIWYMFDASFNGSAFKYGKGAAIAYGTFLFIALFSVVGMKWINRDGDDK
- a CDS encoding carbohydrate ABC transporter permease; its protein translation is MRAKKFFTVLLLSLIAIAFLFPFYMMIVMGTYYSEDLFKQLPILPSDYLLENLKTIMSASFLRNYWNSFYVAVLFTLVTVGVASITGFAFAKYEFKGKNALYGFILLTMMIPGHLGLIAYVMEMKWFHLNNTHAPLILAGLNNAFGVFFMTQFIRSSVPTEVIESARIDGCSEPAILTKIVVPFLMPAISTLGLISFLGSWNGYLLPLVTINKPELYTLPLGIANLSTVFRTDYSASILGLTLGTLPLIVLFLFGSKTLVRGLTGGAVKG